GACCGGACCCAACCTGCCCCACAACTGGATCAGCCAGGTCGCCGAAGACGAAGTGGTGCCCAAGCGCGACATGCTGGTCAATTTCACTGACGAACTGTTTGAAAGCGGCCATCAGGTGTTCGCCGAACTCAAGACGCTCGCACCCTTGCTGGAGCGCGCGCAGTACGGCATCGAGTTTCGCTGCAAGCGCACGATCCGCCAGGCCATGACCTTGATGCAGCGCATCGCTGATACCAAGGGCATGACTCGGCTGGGGCACTTTTTCATTCTGCTGGAGTTGCTGGCAGCGTCCGATGATTATCAGTTGCTGTCCGGTGCGACGACGCCGCAATTGGCCGATGAACACAATATCGACCGCACCAACCGGGCGGTGGATTACATCTTTGCCCATTACGCCCGGGAACTGCCGCTGGAAGAAGTCGCCGAGCACCTGGGCCTGAAGCCGACCTACTTCAGCCGAGTGTTCAAACAGGCCACCGGGCGCTGCTTCATCGAATTCGTCAATCGCCTGCGCATCAGTAAATCCTGCGAGCTGCTGGCCGATGGCGACAAAACGGTGACCGATGTGTGTTTCGAATCGGGCTTCAATAATATTTCCAACTTCAACCGGCGCTTCCAACAGCTCAAGGGCATGACGCCGTCGCACTACCGGCGGTTGGCGGTGCAGCGTTTGACTGAGCAAAACCTGGGCTGAAGGCCTTGGTCATGTGGTGATTTTCAGATCGCCTTCGCGGGCAAGTCGGATCGCCGCACCGCTCGCGCCTACAAGAGCAAGGCTTGCCCGCGAAAGGGCCGCTGAAACCTGTACAAATTCAATGACCGCCCGCCTCTGCAAAGCCTGTCCTTGCATCTCCCGCTCAAAAGTCCAGTGCAAAAAAGTATCGGTCACAGTGCGATGGATGATTTGTCAGCCCATCGATAGAAGGCTGTAATCAGTGCACATTCTTCC
The Pseudomonas lini DNA segment above includes these coding regions:
- a CDS encoding AraC family transcriptional regulator — translated: MSRPARVTDPSYELMDDHNGLSIIYRQHGFPCPLVRWHFHKEYELHLIVASSGKVFIGDYIGNFYPETLFLTGPNLPHNWISQVAEDEVVPKRDMLVNFTDELFESGHQVFAELKTLAPLLERAQYGIEFRCKRTIRQAMTLMQRIADTKGMTRLGHFFILLELLAASDDYQLLSGATTPQLADEHNIDRTNRAVDYIFAHYARELPLEEVAEHLGLKPTYFSRVFKQATGRCFIEFVNRLRISKSCELLADGDKTVTDVCFESGFNNISNFNRRFQQLKGMTPSHYRRLAVQRLTEQNLG